A segment of the Flavobacteriales bacterium genome:
TGCTGATCCACGTGATCACGTTGATCGCGTTGGTGCTGCGCTTGGCCAGCAGGTAGCGCCGGGCGAAGAGGAGGGGGAGGTTCACGGCGTGAAGATCGTTGCCGCATAACTTCGACGAGCGCAACACCTGTGCCATGAGGTCACCTGCTTTCTCTTGCCCTGATCCCGCCATGGCAGTGCGCAATGGGCGGAGGTTTCGTATTCGGCGGTGCGGGTCTGGGCCGTATGCCCACCGACCTCATGCCGGTGGCGAGCAGAGGCGAGTTTCAGAAGGTCCTCTTCGGCCCAAGCTGGTCGGCGGGGCTCCAGGTTCGTCACGCTATCAGCGGGCCACTGCATTTCGCGACGGGCATCCATTGGACGTGCATCAGTGGTCGTGATGAGTATTGGCTCCGAGGCGCTATGTACAGGTCGGTAGAACGCAGGCTGGGCTACATATCGCTGCCAATGTCGGTGGAGCTTGATGCTTGGCGCATGCAGCTGGGCGGGGGCTTCCAGTTCGGGTACCTTGCTGCGCAACAGGGCTGGTTCACCCAAGACCTCTGCGTTCATCGAGCGGTCCCTAACTGAGTTCGCAGTCCAAGGACCTCGGCTTTTGCGCTATCGATATCGGGTCTTGCGGCCCAGGCATCCATAGCGATTGCTAAACGCGCTGGCGAGGGGCCTTGCGCTACTACCAGGGTCTCGTGGACATCAAGGACCATTCGGATAGACACCTATCGCCGCTTTGGACCGAGCAAGTGATTGGGATTGTCGCCTATCAGTTGCTGCCACGAGACGAAACGGCTCTGCGGGATGCGAAAGGCAGGAGAGCGCCTTGGAAGAGTGAGACCCTTCACTTCCACGCCTTCACCACCAGTCCCGTCCCCGTGCTGTGCGTCATGCGCACATCGGCCATGTTCAGCACGAAGGCGATAGGGTAGGCCAGCAGGTAGTAGAAGGGCAGCACGATGAAGAAGGCCTTGCTCACGCCGAGCATCAGCAGCGGCCACTTCATGCTCAGCTTCCAGCTGATCTTGCCCGGTGAGCCGTAGCTGTAGCGCGCCTCCACCGCCCTGAAGCCATTGCGCAGTGCCTTCGCACGGATATCGTCGATGTTGTAGCCGTCGCGTACATGCTCTTCGATGAAGGAGCCTTCGCCTTCTTCATGCACATCGCTGCCGCCTTGGTCGCTGGGCGTGCTGATGATGAGCATGCCGCCCTCTTTCAAGGAGGTGCTGTAGCAGCGCAGCGCAGCTTCGTCCTCCAGGATATGCTCCATCACGTCCACGCACACCACCAGGTCGAACGTGTTCGGCTTGGTGAACTTGGTCACATCGCCCACCTCGAACTTCACCAGCGGTCTTCCGATGCGCTGGAAGAAAGCGTTGCAATCCGCCACCTGCTCGTCCTTCACATCGATGGCGGTGATGGCGGCATTCGGCAGCTTGCCGCTGAGCCAATAACTGTATTGCCCGAAGCCCGCACCGGCATCGTAGATGGCGGTGATCGGCTTGCCATCCGCTACCCGCTTCGCGATCCACGAGCGCAGCTCGCGCTGGATGTGCCAGCAGCGAAGGAGCAGCAGGTCGAGCAGCTGGTAGAAGAGCTTGCGCAGCGCTGGGGTGCGGTTGAACACCACACCGAGGCGGCGCTTGACGGGGTCATACTGCATTTCTCAAAGAAGGTTGAGGGTTGGGTTGGCGATGGTTGAGGGTTGCGCATAGAGGAAGCGTTCAACCCCCAACCTTTTCAACCCTTCAATAACTTATCGATGGCCTCCGCCCGGTCCAGCGAATCATCCAGGTAGAAGAGCAGCTCCGGCACCACGCGCATCTGCTTGCCGATGCGGCCGCCGAGCACCCCGCGCAACCGGTGGCTCTGCTCCTTGATGCGCCCCATCACCTCGGACTTGTCCTTCACCGGGAACAGGCTCAAGTACACTTTGGCCACGCCGAGATCAGGGCTGCAGCGCACGCCCGTGACCGTGATCAGGCCGCCGGGGAGCAGTGACCGCCCTTCCTGCTGGAATACCGCTGCCATCTCCTTTAGGAGCAGGCTGTTCACCTTGTTCTGTCTCAGGCTATCCATCGGCGGCGAATGTACCTGTCGTGCATGGCCCGTCGCACGGAGCCATGCGCGCCCACACGCCCACCTACATTCGCCGCGCAGCATGCGCAACTTCTTCCGCATCCTCCGTTATGCCCGGCCCTACCGGCGCTATGCGGTGCTCAATGTGGCCTTCAACCTGGTGAGCACGGTGTTCCACCTGGGTTCACTGCTGGTCTTCATCCCGTTCCTCAA
Coding sequences within it:
- a CDS encoding class I SAM-dependent methyltransferase, with translation MQYDPVKRRLGVVFNRTPALRKLFYQLLDLLLLRCWHIQRELRSWIAKRVADGKPITAIYDAGAGFGQYSYWLSGKLPNAAITAIDVKDEQVADCNAFFQRIGRPLVKFEVGDVTKFTKPNTFDLVVCVDVMEHILEDEAALRCYSTSLKEGGMLIISTPSDQGGSDVHEEGEGSFIEEHVRDGYNIDDIRAKALRNGFRAVEARYSYGSPGKISWKLSMKWPLLMLGVSKAFFIVLPFYYLLAYPIAFVLNMADVRMTHSTGTGLVVKAWK
- the rbfA gene encoding 30S ribosome-binding factor RbfA; protein product: MDSLRQNKVNSLLLKEMAAVFQQEGRSLLPGGLITVTGVRCSPDLGVAKVYLSLFPVKDKSEVMGRIKEQSHRLRGVLGGRIGKQMRVVPELLFYLDDSLDRAEAIDKLLKG